In Gossypium arboreum isolate Shixiya-1 chromosome 5, ASM2569848v2, whole genome shotgun sequence, a single genomic region encodes these proteins:
- the LOC108470713 gene encoding protein PHOSPHATE-INDUCED 1-like: protein MAFLATFNFVLFLIVLASLLHFTADARRLVESDQPDQPLLFQYHNGPLLSGKISVNLIWYGKFKPSQRAVVFDFVTSVASSKPTIAQPSVATWWKATEKYYQLSKKPYSLAISLGSQILDENYSLGKSLTNQQIMELASNGGQKNAINVVLTSADVAVEGFCSSRCGTHGSGLGGSSKGLNSKFAYIWVGNSETQCPGQCAWPFHQPIYGPQNPPLVAPNNDVGLDGMVINLASLLAGTVTNPFGNGYYQGPKEAPLEAASACPGIYGKGAYPGYAGDVPVDATTGANYNAHGVNGRKYLLPALFDPATSTCFTLA, encoded by the coding sequence ATGGCTTTTTTGGCTACATTTAATTTTGTTCTGTTTCTTATTGTCTTGGCCTCTTTGCTGCATTTCACCGCCGATGCAAGGAGGCTCGTTGAGTCAGACCAACCTGACCAGCCTTTGCTCTTCCAATACCACAATGGTCCTCTTCTGTCTGGGAAAATCTCTGTTAATCTTATTTGGTACGGCAAGTTCAAGCCTTCTCAACGTGCGGTTGTGTTCGATTTCGTCACTTCCGTTGCGTCTTCCAAGCCTACAATAGCTCAGCCCTCGGTCGCCACATGGTGGAAAGCCACAGAGAAGTACTATCAGCTCAGTAAGAAACCTTATTCTCTTGCCATCTCATTGGGTTCACAAATCCTCGACGAGAACTACTCTTTGGGAAAGTCGCTAACAAATCAACAGATCATGGAATTAGCATCAAATGGTGGTCAGAAAAACGCCATTAACGTTGTTTTGACATCAGCTGACGTGGCTGTCGAAGGGTTCTGCTCAAGCAGGTGTGGAACCCATGGTTCAGGTTTGGGCGGATCAAGCAAGGGTCTCAACAGTAAGTTCGCTTATATTTGGGTTGGTAACTCCGAGACCCAGTGCCCAGGTCAATGCGCATGGCCATTCCACCAGCCCATCTACGGACCACAGAACCCACCTTTGGTTGCACCCAACAATGATGTCGGTCTTGATGGGATGGTGATCAACCTGGCTAGCCTCTTGGCTGGGACAGTGACCAACCCGTTTGGAAATGGGTACTACCAAGGTCCAAAAGAGGCACCACTGGAGGCTGCATCTGCTTGTCCCGGTATTTATGGTAAAGGAGCATACCCAGGCTATGCTGGAGACGTTCCGGTGGACGCCACAACTGGCGCTAACTACAACGCACATGGTGTGAATGGGAGAAAGTATCTGCTTCCTGCTTTGTTTGACCCTGCAACCTCAACTTGCTTTACACTGGCTTGA
- the LOC108470592 gene encoding protein PHOSPHATE-INDUCED 1-like — MASFLTQSVLKLFLVISLFQISLAVRKLSEVVQDQPQLLTYHNGPLLSGKITINLIWYGKFKPSERAIVSDFVTSLSSTAPSQSNRPSVAQWWKTTEKYYHLTSKKSSLSLSLGKQILDDKYSLGKSLKNKQIVELASMGDQKNAINVVLTASDVAVEGFCMSRCGTHGSALGSTDGLVKAKKHSKFAYIWVGNSQTQCPGQCAWPFHQPIYGPQSAPLIAPNNNVGLDGMVINLASLFAGTVTNPFGNGYFQGPAEAPLEASSACPGIYGKGAYPGYAGNLLVDPTTGASYNARGNNGRKYLLPALYDPSTSSCATLV, encoded by the coding sequence ATGGCTTCTTTCCTTACTCAAAGTGTCCTCAAACTTTTCCTTGTCATCTCTTTGTTTCAAATCTCTTTGGCCGTTAGGAAGCTGAGTGAAGTGGTGCAAGACCAGCCTCAGCTCTTGACATACCACAATGGTCCCCTTCTTTCTGGCAAAATTACTATCAATTTGATTTGGTATGGCAAGTTCAAGCCTTCCGAGAGGGCTATTGTCTCTGATTTTGTCACCTCCCTTTCCTCCACGGCTCCATCGCAAAGCAACCGGCCTTCGGTTGCCCAATGGTGGAAAACCACTGAGAAATACTACCACCTCACCTCCAAGAAATCTTCCCTTTCCCTGTCTTTGGGAAAGCAGATTCTTGACGACAAGTATTCGCTTGGCAAATCACTCAAAAACAAACAAATCGTTGAGCTAGCTTCAATGGGTGACCAAAAGAATGCTATCAACGTTGTTTTAACAGCATCTGATGTTGCTGTTGAAGGGTTCTGCATGAGCCGCTGTGGGACTCATGGCTCTGCCTTGGGCTCCACCGATGGTCTCGTCAAGGCCAAGAAGCACTCCAAGTTCGCTTACATTTGGGTGGGTAACTCCCAGACCCAGTGCCCCGGTCAATGTGCCTGGCCGTTCCACCAGCCAATCTACGGACCACAAAGCGCGCCTTTGATTGCACCAAACAACAACGTGGGTCTTGATGGCATGGTTATAAACTTGGCTAGCCTCTTTGCCGGGACCGTCACGAACCCTTTCGGAAATGGTTACTTCCAAGGCCCAGCTGAGGCACCATTGGAGGCTTCATCGGCTTGTCCTGGAATTTATGGTAAAGGGGCTTATCCAGGCTATGCAGGAAACCTACTTGTAGACCCTACAACTGGCGCTAGCTACAATGCTCGTGGTAACAACGGAAGGAAATACTTGCTTCCTGCTTTATATGATCCTTCTACATCATCTTGCGCAACTTTGGTCTAA
- the LOC108470815 gene encoding 7-deoxyloganetin glucosyltransferase-like codes for MRAIKGSRISPNQGIYRSFILLFFQIEKYHSTMGSLSHRHHAVCIPFPAQGHINPMLKLAKILHQKGFYITFVNTEFNHKRILKSRGPDALNGLPSFRFETIPDGLPPTDVDATQDIPSLCNSTSKTCLPHFKQLLRKLNDSASTSKVPPVSCIVSDGVMSFTLDAAEELGVPEVLFWTTSACGFLGYVHYHQLMEKGYTPLKDESYLTNGYLDTVINWIPTMEGIRLRDLPSFLRTTDSNFVMLDFIFSETKRAQKASAIILNTFDDLEHESLDALNSMLPPVYSVGPLHLVLNHNVDNSELKQIGSNLWKEEPECLQWLDSKEPNSVVYVNFGSITVMTADQLNEFAWGLANSKQPFLWVIRPDLVGDESAVVPAEFVAETKDRGMLATWCPQEQVLNHPSIGGFLTHSGWNSTIESISGGVPMICWPFFAEQQTNCWYSCTKWGIGMEIDNNVKRDKVESLVRELIKGERSKDMKKKAVEWERKAKAATVNADGSSYMNLDKIIQLLCTPRA; via the exons ATGAGGGCTATAAAAGGGTCTCGAATCTCCCCCAATCAAGGCATATATCGTTCTTTTATACTCTTATTTTTTCAAATTGAGAAATATCATTCAACAATGGGTTCCTTGAGTCATAGGCATCATGCAGTATGTATTCCTTTCCCTGCTCAAGGCCATATCAATCCCATGCTAAAGCTGGCTAAAATACTTCACCAAAAGGGCTTTTATATCACTTTTGTCAACACTGAATTTAACCATAAACGTATACTTAAATCTCGAGGACCTGATGCTCTTAATGGTCTCCCTTCTTTTCGTTTTGAGACTATTCCCGACGGCCTTCCGCCGACCGACGTCGATGCCACCCAAGACATCCCTTCCCTCTGCAACTCCACTAGCAAGACTTGCTTACCCCATTTCAAACAACTCCTCCGCAAGCTAAACGATTCTGCGTCCACATCCAAAGTTCCCCCTGTTTCTTGCATTGTTTCGGATGGTGTCATGAGCTTCACTCTTGATGCAGCTGAAGAACTAGGCGTCCCTGAAGTTCTGTTTTGGACCACAAGCGCTTGTGGCTTCCTTGGTTACGTTCACTATCACCAATTAATGGAAAAGGGTTATACGCCTCTCAAAG ATGAAAGCTATTTAACCAATGGGTACTTGGATACCGTCATAAATTGGATACCGACAATGGAAGGTATCCGATTGAGGGATCTACCTTCTTTTCTTAGAACAACTGATTCGAATTTTGTTATGCTTGATTTTATTTTCTCTGAAACCAAAAGAGCTCAGAAGGCGTCAGCAATTATATTGAACACGTTTGATGATTTGGAGCACGAATCATTGGACGCACTCAACTCAATGCTACCCCCAGTTTACTCAGTGGGTCCTTTGCATCTTGTTTTGAATCACAATGTGGATAATAGTGAATTGAAACAAATAGGATCGAATCTTTGGAAAGAAGAGCCCGAGTGCCTCCAATGGTTAGACTCCAAAGAGCCCAACTCTGTTGTTTACGTGAATTTTGGGAGCATCACTGTGATGACAGCTGATCAGCTAAATGAATTTGCTTGGGGGTTAGCAAATAGCAAACAACCTTTTTTGTGGGTCATTAGACCTGATCTTGTTGGTGATGAATCAGCAGTTGTGCCAGCAGAGTTCGTAGCGGAGACCAAAGATAGAGGCATGTTGGCAACATGGTGCCCACAAGAACAAGTCCTGAACCACCCTTCGATTGGAGGATTCTTAACACATAGCGGATGGAATTCCACGATTGAAAGCATATCTGGCGGCGTGCCCATGATATGTTGGCCGTTTTTCGCGGAGCAACAAACAAACTGTTGGTATTCATGTACTAAATGGGGAATCGGCATGGAAATCGACAATAATGTTAAGAGGGATAAAGTAGAGAGTCTTGTTAGAGAGCTAATCAAAGGAGAAAGGAGTAAAGATATGAAGAAGAAAGCTGTAGAGTGGGAGAGAAAAGCAAAGGCGGCGACTGTCAATGCTGATGGCTCGTCTTACATGAATCTTGACAAAATTATCCAACTTTTATGCACACCTAGAGCTTAA